In Sodalis ligni, a single genomic region encodes these proteins:
- a CDS encoding pentapeptide repeat-containing protein, whose product MNTTLSPLALQQKIRQGEIIESLILNNDSLIGVRLAGAVFIDVVFDRVVFSQHHLDDCMFDRCRLDQGDFHLGTLTRCRFNHCSLDRALFTGCRLENNLFNHCSLQGSRWREASLTGCHLLQSDLKQAFFDRTALNTVTLFKTPLPQGMLQDCQVTLCTIFDLSLRSTRFTGNRFERCVFFNCDHRGNDYREQQFISCQFNDSRMDGVDFSRSILTQSSFSGASLKGACLEGIQGDRALFIGSDLQDAACRNSRFNQGQFIRAQLQRADFSHSTLVQCLFHHASLNCSRLFACDLTYADFSRADLGECDLREAIFKRTLLHRANQRQAAFSQRQGLVEQDDALYAAEQWSEKT is encoded by the coding sequence ATGAATACAACCCTTTCTCCCTTAGCGTTACAACAAAAAATTCGTCAGGGAGAAATCATTGAATCGCTCATTTTAAACAACGATTCCCTTATTGGCGTCCGCCTGGCCGGCGCGGTATTTATCGATGTGGTGTTTGACCGGGTGGTGTTCAGCCAACATCATCTAGACGACTGCATGTTTGACCGATGCCGACTGGATCAAGGAGATTTTCACCTCGGCACCCTCACCCGATGCCGGTTTAACCATTGCTCCCTCGATCGGGCGCTGTTCACCGGATGCAGGCTAGAGAACAATCTGTTTAATCATTGTTCTCTGCAGGGCAGCCGATGGCGCGAGGCATCGCTTACCGGCTGCCATCTGCTGCAAAGTGACTTGAAACAGGCGTTTTTTGACCGGACCGCGCTTAATACCGTAACCCTCTTTAAAACCCCGCTGCCGCAGGGGATGCTGCAAGATTGTCAGGTGACGCTCTGCACAATATTTGACCTCAGTTTGCGTTCAACCCGCTTCACCGGCAACCGTTTTGAACGCTGCGTGTTTTTCAACTGCGATCATCGCGGCAATGATTACCGCGAGCAACAATTTATAAGCTGCCAGTTTAACGACAGCCGGATGGACGGCGTGGATTTCAGCCGGTCCATATTGACGCAAAGCAGCTTCAGCGGCGCCTCGCTCAAAGGCGCTTGCCTGGAGGGTATTCAGGGGGATAGGGCTTTGTTTATCGGCAGCGATCTTCAGGACGCCGCCTGCCGGAACAGCCGGTTTAATCAGGGGCAGTTTATCCGCGCTCAACTGCAGCGGGCGGATTTTTCCCACAGCACGCTGGTTCAGTGTCTGTTCCATCACGCCAGCCTGAACTGTAGCCGCCTGTTCGCCTGCGATCTGACCTATGCGGATTTCAGCCGGGCGGATCTGGGCGAATGCGATCTGCGGGAGGCAATATTCAAACGCACCCTGCTGCATCGGGCCAACCAAAGGCAGGCCGCGTTTTCACAGCGCCAGGGGCTAGTGGAGCAAGACGACGCGCTGTACGCGGCTGAACAATGGAGCGAAAAAACATAA
- a CDS encoding DUF2169 family type VI secretion system accessory protein, which yields MKIIKPLRLGILHRPWQWQGENRLGIAVLALTDMSAVPKIRPEPELWQLAAQELTGNAAMVDMALPKPCAEFLATGYAYTHHQAQKNVCLATIRVAEKEKSLLAFGERYWVNGYPSPARPFEKLRLDWENAYGGEHVAENPLGMGAAPVMHEGHHYHPLPRIEHPGHPLGPLRHKTPPCGFGPLDFTWPRQFGRIGKKYDSQWLKQDFPGYARDIDWHLFNRAEPDQWWPQQSALPLEAEWRIGNMHPDKAVQQGRLPPWQARCFIQRAGTPGQSPEEITLRATTLWFFPHLQKMLLIWHGCCAIDQDDAADVRQLTAAMELSREARPPEHYHEVIHRREKKDTGAAHALRDQDLMAESLIAPWLDTDMRQQESPWRENLARREQQRRGQVQVSTADSPDLGTFSTPPPPPALDNLPAFMADMQQQATGYQQQARQKAAAMAAHADINDEPATGPAHYYRLLQLSQSAAASAEPPLTGISHEAGPRQGLHQMYRLSADTRPPAPPLADEHSLNLRRQVQAVMETTRDFRHQDFSGADLRSMDLRRGDFRQALLESAKLDGCLLDDADLGEAMLAHASLCNVSLNNARLDDACLTGAVCQQSRFTAASLQRVLVQQTTFSHCDFQQAKIDGILFHHTRLNDCRFHQAVMENCVFLAVHLERMDFSHGRLAKMTFLDGSLERVNFDTATLTDCSFIHMALDNVRCRKSRLTDCVFTGETRARRADFSHGRLSGCNFRQIALAGADFSRARAEGCDFSAANLTGGQLIAMDARGCLFVRTDFTDARLNQANLTGALLQKCRLAGADLRAANLFRADLSLSVADERTRWQQAYTLQCKTLPRKKGKS from the coding sequence ATGAAAATAATCAAACCGTTACGCTTGGGGATACTGCATCGCCCCTGGCAATGGCAAGGCGAAAACCGGTTGGGTATAGCCGTCCTGGCGCTGACCGACATGAGCGCCGTGCCCAAGATACGGCCCGAGCCGGAATTATGGCAATTGGCGGCGCAAGAACTCACCGGCAACGCGGCGATGGTGGATATGGCACTTCCCAAACCCTGCGCCGAATTTTTGGCTACCGGTTATGCCTATACGCACCATCAGGCACAAAAAAACGTCTGTCTGGCAACTATCCGGGTGGCGGAAAAGGAAAAAAGCCTGCTGGCATTTGGCGAACGTTATTGGGTAAACGGCTATCCCTCGCCTGCTCGCCCCTTCGAAAAACTGCGTCTGGATTGGGAAAATGCCTATGGCGGCGAACATGTAGCGGAGAATCCTCTCGGCATGGGCGCCGCGCCGGTCATGCATGAGGGGCATCACTACCACCCGCTGCCCCGCATCGAGCATCCCGGGCACCCACTCGGCCCGCTGCGGCACAAAACACCGCCCTGTGGTTTCGGTCCCCTGGACTTTACCTGGCCCAGGCAATTCGGACGGATCGGCAAAAAATACGACAGCCAATGGCTAAAGCAAGATTTTCCGGGGTACGCCCGCGATATTGATTGGCATCTGTTCAACCGCGCCGAGCCGGATCAATGGTGGCCGCAGCAAAGCGCCTTACCTCTAGAGGCCGAATGGCGTATCGGCAATATGCATCCCGACAAAGCAGTACAGCAAGGGCGCCTGCCGCCGTGGCAAGCTCGCTGTTTTATTCAGCGCGCCGGCACGCCGGGCCAGAGTCCGGAAGAAATTACCCTGCGGGCGACCACGCTGTGGTTTTTCCCGCACCTGCAAAAAATGCTGTTGATATGGCATGGTTGTTGCGCAATAGATCAGGACGATGCGGCGGATGTGCGGCAACTGACGGCGGCGATGGAATTGTCTCGGGAAGCCCGTCCTCCGGAGCACTATCATGAGGTCATCCATCGCCGTGAAAAAAAGGATACCGGCGCGGCACATGCCCTGCGTGACCAGGACTTAATGGCTGAAAGCCTGATCGCTCCCTGGCTGGATACCGACATGCGACAGCAAGAAAGTCCCTGGCGGGAAAATCTTGCGCGGCGGGAACAGCAGCGGCGCGGGCAAGTACAGGTTTCGACCGCCGACAGCCCGGACTTGGGGACGTTTTCAACGCCGCCTCCCCCTCCCGCGTTGGATAATTTACCGGCTTTTATGGCCGATATGCAACAGCAGGCAACCGGATATCAACAACAGGCACGGCAAAAAGCCGCCGCCATGGCGGCACATGCAGATATTAACGATGAACCCGCCACCGGGCCGGCGCATTATTATCGCCTGTTGCAATTAAGCCAATCCGCTGCGGCAAGCGCGGAACCCCCGCTAACCGGCATCTCTCACGAAGCCGGCCCACGACAGGGATTGCATCAAATGTACCGGCTCTCCGCCGATACCCGCCCGCCGGCGCCCCCCCTCGCCGATGAGCATTCACTGAACCTGCGCCGGCAGGTGCAGGCCGTTATGGAGACCACCCGGGATTTTCGCCATCAGGATTTTAGCGGCGCCGATCTGCGCTCCATGGATTTAAGACGAGGGGATTTTCGCCAAGCGTTGCTGGAGAGCGCCAAACTGGACGGATGTCTGCTGGACGATGCCGATCTCGGCGAAGCCATGTTGGCCCATGCCTCTCTTTGCAACGTTTCGCTGAATAACGCCCGACTTGACGATGCCTGCCTGACCGGCGCGGTGTGTCAACAGAGCCGGTTCACCGCCGCAAGTCTACAGCGCGTATTGGTGCAACAGACGACCTTCAGCCATTGTGATTTCCAGCAGGCGAAGATTGACGGCATATTGTTTCACCACACCCGGCTCAATGACTGCCGATTTCATCAGGCGGTCATGGAGAATTGCGTTTTTTTGGCGGTTCATCTTGAGCGAATGGATTTCAGTCATGGCCGGCTGGCAAAAATGACCTTTCTTGACGGCAGCCTGGAACGGGTAAACTTTGACACCGCGACATTGACGGATTGTTCGTTTATCCATATGGCGCTGGATAACGTTCGCTGCCGAAAAAGCCGACTGACTGATTGTGTTTTTACCGGTGAAACCCGCGCCCGCCGGGCCGATTTTAGCCATGGGCGGCTGTCAGGCTGTAATTTTCGCCAAATCGCCCTGGCGGGGGCGGATTTTTCCCGGGCGAGGGCTGAGGGGTGTGATTTTAGCGCAGCGAATCTTACCGGCGGACAGCTTATCGCCATGGACGCCCGCGGCTGCCTGTTTGTCCGCACCGATTTTACCGACGCACGGCTCAACCAGGCCAATCTCACCGGCGCGCTGCTACAGAAATGCCGGTTAGCCGGCGCCGATTTGCGCGCCGCCAACCTCTTTCGCGCCGACCTGTCGTTATCCGTCGCTGATGAGCGGACCCGCTGGCAGCAGGCTTACACATTGCAATGCAAAACCCTGCCCCGTAAGAAAGGGAAATCATGA
- a CDS encoding type VI secretion system Vgr family protein, which translates to MAYKIINRIIIDNECPTDLVFKQLVGEERLSALFLFEVECLSLRIDMDMETLLGKDMALEIACTEGESRYLHGHICHVEFSGRDSQTEKYNLYRFFLRPALWYLTMNRDCRIWQGYTLPDIIMSVLAEYHFSVENLLCCSYQPHENCVQYQESAFDFISRLMEHEGIYYYFKHHAAGHVMVLCDAPQAHGPFPGYETIAYEQPGFGVTELGEGIRRWSMSHRITPELCSLDDYDFRKPRAQLLEVCRNKASFAALKTGVFDWPGRYQDNRHGQFLAQIRQQALEAGQQTMSGLATARGMAPGFTFTLLNFPRPAVMAGYLITGMRYRLRDFRFQNGVSSSVSSPEEARAEFVADVEAVPAEVTWRPARVTPWPKTHGPQTAEVTGPRGQSIWTDKYGRVKLRFRWDRHGAGDDTGSCWVRVSSGWAGWKYGSQQVPRVGEEVIVDFINGDPDRPIVTGRVYNEEALPPWELPAHATRMGMMSRSKAGGRDNASYLYLEDSPGQETFAMHAERDMTISVEGDQHNDTDGNLTQRITGRTSSSHHGPCDTLKAGPDRQTFLLGKTGIIAGGGRADIINGGDFRQVQGHSERIVSNTIRQHAGETISQYAGDCLMFEAANKIIYGESLLADQENKGNNALTTCRTGSVPDGQPVPLRLSAVRPGDERQPIHILYVKSKLTAIRGGDKLTVEKDRDIRIKGDASRHIDGKCDEYAKKDFSICSDAAITLCSAGEMRISADSLVHNVQKNIETHSMNSVHVACTAENINQINIAMSQMSMQTDNLVMSTKMVNIANTAMQMETIGINITQGQMDIRTALLNLNTSVLTLFI; encoded by the coding sequence GTGGCTTACAAAATCATTAATCGCATTATCATTGATAATGAATGCCCGACGGATTTGGTATTCAAGCAGCTCGTTGGGGAAGAACGCCTTTCGGCGCTATTTCTTTTTGAGGTGGAATGCCTGAGCCTGCGCATTGATATGGATATGGAAACCCTGCTAGGCAAGGATATGGCGCTGGAAATAGCCTGCACCGAAGGGGAATCGCGTTATCTTCATGGTCATATATGCCACGTTGAATTCAGCGGCCGTGATTCGCAAACAGAAAAATATAACCTCTATAGGTTTTTTTTGCGCCCCGCGCTGTGGTATCTGACCATGAATCGGGATTGCCGTATCTGGCAAGGGTATACCTTGCCGGATATTATCATGTCCGTATTGGCGGAATATCATTTTAGCGTAGAAAACCTGCTGTGCTGCAGCTACCAACCCCATGAGAATTGTGTTCAGTACCAGGAAAGCGCCTTCGATTTCATCAGCCGTCTGATGGAGCACGAAGGCATCTATTATTATTTCAAGCATCATGCTGCCGGGCACGTTATGGTGTTATGCGATGCGCCGCAGGCCCACGGTCCTTTTCCCGGCTATGAAACCATCGCTTACGAACAACCGGGATTTGGCGTGACCGAGCTGGGGGAAGGCATTCGGCGCTGGTCGATGTCTCATCGAATCACCCCCGAATTATGCTCTCTCGACGACTACGATTTTCGCAAGCCACGCGCGCAATTGCTGGAGGTGTGCCGGAACAAGGCCTCCTTCGCCGCCCTTAAAACCGGTGTCTTCGATTGGCCCGGCCGCTATCAGGATAACCGGCACGGACAGTTTTTGGCGCAAATCCGGCAGCAGGCGCTGGAGGCCGGCCAGCAAACCATGTCCGGCCTGGCAACGGCCCGCGGTATGGCGCCCGGTTTTACCTTTACCTTGCTCAACTTTCCTCGCCCGGCAGTCATGGCCGGCTATCTGATAACCGGCATGCGATATCGCCTGCGGGATTTTCGTTTTCAGAACGGCGTTTCCTCATCGGTATCCTCGCCGGAGGAAGCCCGCGCCGAATTTGTCGCGGACGTCGAGGCGGTTCCCGCCGAGGTGACCTGGCGACCGGCCCGCGTCACGCCCTGGCCGAAAACCCATGGACCGCAAACCGCCGAGGTTACCGGTCCGCGGGGCCAGAGCATCTGGACTGATAAATATGGACGGGTCAAACTCAGGTTTCGCTGGGACAGGCACGGCGCCGGCGATGACACCGGTTCATGCTGGGTCAGGGTATCAAGCGGCTGGGCCGGGTGGAAGTACGGCAGCCAGCAGGTGCCCAGGGTGGGAGAAGAGGTGATCGTCGATTTTATTAACGGCGATCCGGATCGGCCGATTGTCACCGGCCGGGTTTATAATGAAGAAGCGCTCCCGCCTTGGGAACTGCCGGCGCACGCCACGAGAATGGGAATGATGAGCCGCAGTAAAGCCGGCGGGCGGGACAATGCCAGCTACCTGTATCTGGAGGATTCCCCCGGACAGGAAACCTTTGCTATGCACGCCGAACGGGACATGACGATATCCGTCGAGGGTGATCAGCATAACGATACCGACGGCAATCTGACGCAACGGATAACCGGCCGCACCTCATCGTCCCACCACGGCCCCTGCGACACGCTGAAAGCGGGGCCAGATCGGCAAACCTTTTTACTGGGTAAAACCGGTATTATCGCCGGCGGCGGCCGAGCCGATATCATCAATGGCGGTGACTTCCGGCAGGTCCAGGGGCATAGCGAGCGCATCGTCAGCAACACCATTCGTCAGCATGCCGGTGAAACCATCAGTCAGTACGCCGGCGACTGTCTTATGTTTGAAGCCGCGAACAAGATTATCTATGGCGAAAGCCTGTTGGCCGACCAGGAAAATAAAGGGAATAACGCATTAACCACCTGCCGGACCGGAAGTGTTCCTGACGGGCAGCCCGTGCCTCTTCGTCTCTCAGCCGTCCGGCCGGGTGATGAACGGCAACCGATCCATATTCTTTATGTCAAAAGCAAACTGACCGCTATTCGGGGAGGCGATAAACTCACCGTGGAGAAAGACCGGGACATCCGGATAAAAGGGGACGCCAGCAGGCATATCGACGGGAAATGCGATGAGTACGCGAAAAAAGATTTTTCGATATGCTCGGACGCCGCCATCACTCTTTGCAGCGCGGGGGAAATGCGTATCTCCGCGGATTCACTGGTTCACAACGTCCAAAAGAACATCGAAACCCATTCCATGAATAGTGTGCATGTCGCCTGCACGGCTGAAAACATCAATCAGATCAATATCGCGATGTCGCAAATGTCCATGCAAACCGATAATCTGGTTATGTCCACCAAAATGGTCAATATAGCCAATACCGCCATGCAAATGGAAACTATCGGCATCAACATCACTCAAGGTCAAATGGATATTCGGACCGCCTTATTAAACCTGAACACCAGCGTCCTCACCCTATTTATCTGA
- a CDS encoding two component system response regulator yields MYKILIIDDHELIIHGIDLLLRPFPHFQVVGSTHNGLSAYPLCRETRPDIIILDLGLPGMEGQDVLVQLMRRWPAIRVVVYTARQGEHHAAKVISLGAAGFVSKMSPARRLLEAIEIVAAGKRYIDPILNHSRLGRLLDDPANDALSLTPRERQVLKQIAEGAGNQSIASTLSISPKTVETHRLNIMRKLDVHKATELVLWSHRLGLVE; encoded by the coding sequence ATGTATAAAATATTAATAATCGATGATCACGAATTGATTATCCATGGCATCGACTTATTGCTGCGGCCTTTTCCGCATTTCCAGGTGGTCGGTTCCACGCATAACGGGCTATCCGCCTATCCACTCTGTCGCGAAACCCGGCCGGATATCATCATCCTGGACTTGGGGCTACCGGGTATGGAGGGGCAGGATGTCTTGGTGCAATTAATGCGCCGCTGGCCGGCGATACGCGTGGTGGTTTATACCGCACGACAGGGCGAACATCATGCCGCCAAGGTAATAAGCCTCGGGGCCGCGGGTTTTGTCTCGAAAATGAGCCCGGCGCGGCGGCTGTTGGAAGCCATCGAAATCGTTGCCGCCGGAAAACGCTATATCGACCCCATATTGAATCACAGCCGGCTCGGCCGCCTGCTGGACGATCCGGCGAATGACGCGCTATCCCTAACCCCGAGGGAACGCCAGGTATTAAAACAAATCGCGGAAGGCGCCGGTAACCAGTCAATTGCCAGCACCCTTTCCATAAGCCCGAAAACCGTTGAAACCCATCGACTTAATATCATGCGTAAACTGGATGTACATAAAGCCACCGAACTTGTCCTCTGGTCTCATCGTCTAGGTTTGGTGGAGTAA
- a CDS encoding fumarylacetoacetate hydrolase family protein has translation MKLLRYGLPGEERPGILDSQGKLRSLDKYVRDVGGTALLPASLNVLRGLDIQQLPLVGGEPRLGPCVGGVGKFICIGLNYADHAAETGAAIPGEPIVFNKWTSAIIGPNDEVQIPRQSMKTDWEVELGVVIGQGGRYISEQDAMNHVAGYCVVNDISEREWQIERGGTWDKGKGCDTFGPIGPWLVTADEIPDPQALNLWLEVDGKRYQNGNTGTMIFGVRHIISYLSRFMSLQSGDIIATGTPPGVGMGQRPQAVFLRAGQTMRLGVEGLGEQRLKTIQA, from the coding sequence ATGAAATTATTGCGTTATGGCCTGCCAGGCGAAGAGCGTCCCGGCATACTGGATAGTCAGGGTAAATTACGCAGTCTCGATAAGTATGTGCGGGATGTGGGCGGTACCGCATTATTGCCGGCCTCCCTTAATGTGCTCCGTGGACTGGATATCCAGCAGTTGCCGCTGGTGGGCGGCGAACCCAGGCTGGGACCTTGCGTCGGCGGCGTGGGTAAATTTATCTGCATTGGCCTTAACTATGCGGACCATGCCGCGGAAACCGGCGCGGCGATCCCCGGTGAACCTATCGTATTCAATAAATGGACCAGCGCGATTATCGGGCCGAACGATGAGGTGCAAATTCCACGGCAATCGATGAAAACCGACTGGGAGGTGGAACTGGGCGTCGTTATTGGCCAAGGGGGCCGCTATATCAGCGAGCAGGACGCCATGAATCATGTGGCCGGTTATTGTGTGGTAAACGATATTTCCGAACGCGAATGGCAAATCGAACGGGGCGGCACCTGGGATAAGGGCAAGGGTTGCGATACCTTCGGGCCCATCGGTCCCTGGCTGGTGACCGCGGATGAAATTCCCGATCCCCAGGCGTTGAATTTATGGCTGGAGGTGGACGGCAAGCGTTACCAGAACGGGAATACCGGTACGATGATTTTCGGCGTCAGGCACATTATCAGTTATCTGAGCCGGTTTATGAGCTTGCAATCCGGCGATATCATCGCCACCGGCACGCCCCCGGGCGTGGGCATGGGGCAAAGGCCACAGGCCGTATTCCTGCGGGCGGGTCAAACCATGCGTCTGGGCGTCGAGGGATTGGGTGAACAGCGTTTAAAAACGATCCAGGCCTGA
- a CDS encoding DsbA family protein, with protein sequence MNFKLKHAVLVTTLALISRTALADTTAQAPFTPAQQEAIGKIAADYLMAHPEILVQVSQKLQAQQAQEQASALTEGVLNNQAALIADKDTPAVGPADAKVAVVEFFDYQCVYCNQMAPIMESVMQANSKVKFVFKEWPIFGGRWQPSITAAETGLSVWKEQGAKGYIAYHNGIYKTGHNEGKLTDGDIAGVLKQIHFPQPAAAELHKNVATLGHINELAQQIGFSGTPGFVIMPTEGAAKDNITVFAGAVDQAALQAAIDKAAGH encoded by the coding sequence ATGAATTTCAAACTCAAACATGCCGTATTGGTGACGACCCTTGCATTGATAAGCCGAACTGCCCTGGCGGATACCACGGCACAGGCGCCCTTCACGCCGGCACAGCAGGAAGCCATCGGCAAAATCGCCGCCGACTATTTGATGGCGCACCCTGAAATATTGGTACAGGTCAGCCAGAAATTGCAGGCGCAACAGGCCCAGGAGCAGGCGAGCGCCTTGACCGAAGGCGTATTGAATAATCAGGCCGCGCTAATCGCCGATAAAGATACCCCCGCGGTAGGTCCGGCTGATGCCAAGGTGGCGGTGGTGGAATTCTTCGATTATCAATGTGTCTACTGCAATCAGATGGCGCCCATTATGGAATCCGTGATGCAGGCTAACAGCAAGGTAAAATTTGTCTTCAAGGAATGGCCGATTTTCGGCGGCCGCTGGCAGCCCTCCATCACCGCCGCCGAAACCGGCCTGAGCGTGTGGAAAGAACAAGGCGCCAAAGGATATATTGCTTATCACAACGGGATCTATAAAACCGGCCACAACGAAGGCAAATTGACGGATGGAGATATCGCCGGCGTGCTTAAACAAATCCATTTCCCGCAGCCGGCGGCGGCGGAATTGCATAAAAATGTCGCCACGCTGGGCCATATCAACGAGCTGGCGCAGCAAATCGGTTTTAGCGGCACTCCTGGCTTCGTCATTATGCCCACTGAAGGCGCCGCGAAAGACAATATCACTGTTTTTGCCGGCGCGGTTGATCAGGCGGCCTTACAAGCCGCCATCGATAAAGCCGCCGGCCATTAA
- the hemY gene encoding protoheme IX biogenesis protein HemY codes for MLRVFLLLILLIAGIVIGPMVAGHQGYVLIQTDNYNIETSVTGLIIILIVSLIVLFVIEAILRRVFRTGARTQRWFLGRKSHNARRHTKAAMMKLAEGDYRQVEKLLTRDADHAEQPVVNYLLAAEAAQQRGDDVRANQHLERAMEAADSDQLPVDITRVRLQLARNENHAARHGVDHLLSIAPRHPEVLRLAEQAFIRTHAWQALLDILPAMRKVRVYEEVKIDALAYQGYTGLMDQIMENEGSEGLNRWWRGQDRKTRGDTRLLVALAEHLIECNDHETAQAIIVKGLKNQKNEQLLLLIPRLKTGDPEQLEKVLRQQIKQQGATPLLDSTMGQLLMKRGEWQAAAEAFRAALKQRPDAHDYAWLADVLDRLHLPEESAQMRRDGLLMTLKSPQP; via the coding sequence ATGCTACGGGTATTCTTGCTGCTTATCCTGTTGATCGCCGGCATTGTTATCGGCCCCATGGTGGCCGGTCACCAGGGCTACGTATTGATACAGACCGACAATTACAATATTGAAACCAGCGTCACCGGCCTCATCATTATATTGATTGTATCGCTGATAGTGCTGTTTGTTATCGAAGCCATCCTGCGCAGGGTGTTCCGCACCGGCGCACGTACGCAGCGCTGGTTCCTCGGCCGTAAAAGCCACAATGCCCGGAGGCACACCAAAGCGGCAATGATGAAACTGGCCGAAGGGGACTACCGCCAGGTGGAAAAATTATTGACCCGTGACGCCGACCATGCGGAGCAGCCGGTGGTGAACTACTTGCTGGCCGCTGAAGCCGCCCAGCAGCGGGGGGATGATGTCCGGGCCAACCAGCATCTTGAGCGCGCTATGGAAGCCGCCGACAGCGATCAGTTGCCGGTGGATATCACCCGGGTCCGGCTGCAGTTGGCGCGCAATGAAAATCATGCTGCCCGCCATGGCGTCGACCATTTATTGTCCATTGCCCCGCGGCACCCGGAGGTATTGCGTCTGGCCGAACAGGCATTTATCCGCACCCATGCCTGGCAGGCTTTGCTGGATATCCTGCCGGCCATGCGTAAAGTCCGCGTCTATGAGGAAGTGAAAATAGATGCGCTGGCCTATCAGGGTTACACCGGCCTGATGGATCAGATTATGGAAAATGAGGGTAGTGAAGGACTTAACCGCTGGTGGCGCGGTCAGGATCGCAAAACCCGCGGCGATACCCGCCTGCTGGTGGCCCTGGCGGAACATCTCATCGAATGCAATGATCATGAAACCGCGCAGGCCATTATCGTTAAGGGGCTGAAAAATCAGAAAAATGAACAATTGCTGTTGCTTATACCCCGGCTGAAAACCGGCGATCCCGAACAGTTGGAAAAAGTGCTGCGCCAGCAGATTAAACAGCAGGGTGCCACGCCGCTGCTTGATAGCACTATGGGGCAATTGCTGATGAAGCGCGGTGAATGGCAGGCCGCCGCCGAGGCTTTTCGCGCCGCGCTCAAACAGCGTCCGGACGCCCATGACTACGCCTGGCTGGCGGATGTGCTGGACCGCCTGCATTTGCCGGAAGAGTCGGCGCAGATGCGTCGGGACGGTTTGCTGATGACGTTGAAATCGCCGCAGCCATAA
- the hemX gene encoding uroporphyrinogen-III C-methyltransferase translates to MTEHTTPTIPQENATGTADTSGASRSGATAPPLGEAQPSPAGKSASPGGVKPTIGIILAVIAIILALLLAAALYFYNVRQGKAQAAASQQLQSRLSELQQAQQQQQQQFQTALQQQGQALTAARQQAADQTRQLGELRERVATISGSEANTWLLAQADFLIKLAGRKLWSDQDVVTAGALLKSADASLADMNDPSLMPVRRAITDDIAGLSAVSQIDFDGIILKVNQLSNQVDNLRLADNDSDEAPMDSDGDSKLSGSVREWRQNLSKSWHNFINDFITIRRRDTGAEPLLAPNQDIYLRENIRSRLLIAAQAVPRHQNEVYQQSLETVSTWVRAYFDTDDASTRAFLADVDALSQQSVSLNVPDQLRSQPLMEKLMQTRVRNLLAQPTAAAANQGE, encoded by the coding sequence ATGACGGAACACACTACTCCAACAATACCGCAGGAAAACGCGACCGGCACCGCGGATACCTCCGGCGCATCCCGGTCCGGAGCAACGGCACCCCCATTAGGCGAGGCGCAGCCGTCGCCGGCAGGCAAAAGCGCCAGTCCCGGCGGCGTTAAACCGACTATAGGAATCATACTGGCGGTAATCGCCATTATCCTCGCCTTGCTGCTGGCCGCCGCGCTCTATTTCTACAATGTGCGCCAGGGCAAGGCGCAAGCCGCCGCCAGCCAGCAGTTGCAATCCCGTCTCAGCGAACTGCAGCAGGCGCAGCAGCAGCAGCAGCAGCAATTTCAAACCGCACTGCAACAACAGGGCCAGGCATTGACCGCCGCCCGGCAGCAGGCGGCGGATCAGACCAGGCAGCTGGGAGAATTACGAGAGAGAGTCGCTACTATTTCTGGCTCTGAAGCCAATACCTGGCTATTGGCGCAGGCGGATTTTCTGATAAAACTGGCGGGTCGTAAACTGTGGAGCGATCAGGACGTCGTCACCGCCGGCGCATTGTTGAAAAGCGCCGACGCCAGCCTGGCGGACATGAACGATCCCAGTTTGATGCCGGTGCGGCGCGCGATTACCGACGATATCGCCGGTTTGTCCGCCGTCAGCCAGATTGATTTCGATGGCATAATTCTGAAAGTGAATCAACTGTCGAACCAGGTGGATAACCTGCGCCTGGCGGATAACGACAGCGATGAAGCGCCGATGGACAGCGACGGCGACAGCAAGCTTTCGGGATCGGTGCGTGAATGGCGGCAAAATCTCAGCAAAAGCTGGCATAATTTTATCAATGATTTCATTACTATCCGCCGTAGAGATACCGGCGCCGAACCTTTGCTGGCACCGAATCAGGATATTTATCTGCGGGAAAATATCCGCTCCCGCCTGCTCATCGCCGCCCAGGCAGTGCCTCGCCATCAGAACGAAGTGTACCAACAGTCCCTGGAAACCGTGTCCACCTGGGTACGCGCCTATTTTGATACCGATGACGCCAGCACCCGCGCTTTTCTCGCCGACGTGGACGCCCTGAGCCAGCAAAGCGTGTCTCTGAACGTACCGGATCAGCTGCGCAGCCAGCCCCTGATGGAAAAACTGATGCAAACCCGCGTGCGCAACCTGTTGGCGCAACCCACCGCTGCCGCCGCCAACCAGGGAGAATAG